From Anopheles arabiensis isolate DONGOLA chromosome 3, AaraD3, whole genome shotgun sequence, a single genomic window includes:
- the LOC120902550 gene encoding uncharacterized protein LOC120902550, which yields MIVKVAKPVHEVSRRKLLLQAGGRASQVQSGGIGGLASCYCCIAFCVFPLHHVRCETCRNTLTQPSIQWRQANRYSHAQSRKSIPRVSGFATDFGSSPAGSWARRRTGNEQVINMLANVSSCCSRMHPPVF from the exons ATGATAGTAAAAGTGGCGAAACCGGTGCACGAGGTTAGTCGTCGAAAGCTGCTATTGCAAGCAGGCGGCCGTGCAAGTCAGGTGCAGAGTGGAGGGATCGGCGGTTTGGCTTCTTGCTACTGTTGCATCGCGTTCTGTGTTTTTCCGTTGCACCACGTTCGGTGCGAAACTTGCCGAAACACGCTAACACAGCCCAGCATTCAGTGGAGGCAGGCGAACAGGTACAGCCATGCACAAAGCAGAAAATCGATTCCCAGAGTGTCCGGATTCGCGACGGATTTCGGCAGCTCGCCAGCCGGCAGTTGGGCCAGACGACGAACAGGAAATGAACAGGTGATAAAT ATGCTCGCTAATGTGTCTTCTTGCTGTTCCCGAATGCATCCTCCAGTTTTCTGA